One Rhinolophus sinicus isolate RSC01 linkage group LG06, ASM3656204v1, whole genome shotgun sequence DNA window includes the following coding sequences:
- the TFAP2A gene encoding transcription factor AP-2-alpha isoform X4 — protein sequence MPGGDQSPGASSRDVHTCQNGGLAGPSRRHQQRDCTVAPAGHCSLNPLHAQPQPQHPGWPGQRQSQESGLLHTHRGLPHQLSGLDPRRDYRRHEDLLHGPHGLGSGLGDLPIHSLPHAIEDVPHVEDPGINIPDQTVIKKGPVSLSKSNSNAVSAIPINKDNLFGGVVNPNEVFCSVPGRLSLLSSTSKYKVTVAEVQRRLSPPECLNASLLGGVLRRAKSKNGGRSLREKLDKIGLNLPAGRRKAANVTLLTSLVEGEAVHLARDFGYVCETEFPAKAVAEFLNRQHSDPNEQVTRKNMLLATKQICKEFTDLLAQDRSPLGNSRPNPILEPGIQSCLTHFNLISHGFGSPAVCAAVTALQNYLTEALKAMDKMYLSNNPNSHTDNSAKSSDKEEKHRK from the exons ATGCCCGGCGGGGACCAGTCGCCAGGAGCGTCGAGCCGCGATGTCCATACTTGCCAAAATGGGGGACTGGCAG GACCGTCACGACGGCACCAGCAACGGGACTGCACGGTTGCCCCAGCTGGGCACTGTAG CCTGAACCCCTTGCACGCCCAGCCGCAGCCGCAGCACCCGGGCTGGCCCggccagaggcagagccaggagtcagGCCTCCTGCACACGCACCGGGGGCTGCCCCACCAGCTGTCTGGCCTGGATCCTCGCAGGGACTACCGGCGACACGAGGACCTTCTGCACGGCCCACACGGGCTTGGCTCAGGACTCGGAGACCTCCCCATCCACTCCTTACCTCATGCCATCGAGGATGTCCCG CATGTAGAAGACCCGGGTATTAACATCCCAGATCAAACTGTAATTAAGAAAG GCCCCGTGTCCCTGTCCAAGTCCAACAGCAACGCCGTCTCCGCCATCCCCATTAACAAGGACAACCTCTTCGGCGGCGTCGTGAACCCCAACGAAGTCTTCTGTTCAGTTCCGGGTCGTCTCTCCCTTCTCAGCTCCACCTCGAAGTACAAGGTCACGGTGGCGGAAGTACAGCGGCGCCTCTCACCGCCCGAGTGTCTCAATGCTTCGCTGCTGGGCGGAGTGCTGCGGAG GGCGAAGTCTAAAAATGGAGGAAGATCTTTGAgagaaaaactggacaaaataggATTGAATCTGCCAGCAGGGAGACGTAAAGCTGCCAATGTCACTCTGCTCACATCACTAGTGGAGG GAGAAGCTGTCCACCTGGCCAGGGACTTTGGGTACGTGTGCGAAACTGAATTTCCTGCCAAAGCAGTAGCTGAATTTCTCAACCGACAACATTCCGATCCCAATGAGCAAGTGACAAGAAAAAACATGCTCCTGGCTACAAA ACAGATATGCAAAGAGTTCACCGACCTGCTGGCTCAGGACCGATCTCCCCTGGGGAACTCGCGGCCCAACCCCATCCTGGAGCCCGGCATCCAGAGCTGCTTGACCCACTTCAACCTCATCTCCCACGGCTTCGGCAGCCCGGCTGTGTGCGCCGCGGTCACGGCCCTGCAGAACTATCTCACCGAGGCCCTCAAGGCCATGGACAAAATGTACCTCAGCAACAACCCCAACAGCCACACGGACAACAGCGCCAAAAGCAGTGACAAAGAGGAGAAACACAGAAAGTGa
- the TFAP2A gene encoding transcription factor AP-2-alpha isoform X2, producing MSILAKMGDWQDRHDGTSNGTARLPQLGTVGQSPYTSAPPLSHTPNADFQPPYFPPPYQPIYPQSQDPYSHVNDPYSLNPLHAQPQPQHPGWPGQRQSQESGLLHTHRGLPHQLSGLDPRRDYRRHEDLLHGPHGLGSGLGDLPIHSLPHAIEDVPHVEDPGINIPDQTVIKKGPVSLSKSNSNAVSAIPINKDNLFGGVVNPNEVFCSVPGRLSLLSSTSKYKVTVAEVQRRLSPPECLNASLLGGVLRRAKSKNGGRSLREKLDKIGLNLPAGRRKAANVTLLTSLVEGEAVHLARDFGYVCETEFPAKAVAEFLNRQHSDPNEQVTRKNMLLATKQICKEFTDLLAQDRSPLGNSRPNPILEPGIQSCLTHFNLISHGFGSPAVCAAVTALQNYLTEALKAMDKMYLSNNPNSHTDNSAKSSDKEEKHRK from the exons ATGTCCATACTTGCCAAAATGGGGGACTGGCAG GACCGTCACGACGGCACCAGCAACGGGACTGCACGGTTGCCCCAGCTGGGCACTGTAGGTCAATCTCCCTACACGAGCGCCCCGCCGCTGTCCCACACCCCCAATGCCGACTTCCAGCCCCCCTACTTTCCCCCACCCTACCAGCCTATCTATCCCCAGTCGCAAGATCCTTACTCCCACGTCAACGACCCCTACAGCCTGAACCCCTTGCACGCCCAGCCGCAGCCGCAGCACCCGGGCTGGCCCggccagaggcagagccaggagtcagGCCTCCTGCACACGCACCGGGGGCTGCCCCACCAGCTGTCTGGCCTGGATCCTCGCAGGGACTACCGGCGACACGAGGACCTTCTGCACGGCCCACACGGGCTTGGCTCAGGACTCGGAGACCTCCCCATCCACTCCTTACCTCATGCCATCGAGGATGTCCCG CATGTAGAAGACCCGGGTATTAACATCCCAGATCAAACTGTAATTAAGAAAG GCCCCGTGTCCCTGTCCAAGTCCAACAGCAACGCCGTCTCCGCCATCCCCATTAACAAGGACAACCTCTTCGGCGGCGTCGTGAACCCCAACGAAGTCTTCTGTTCAGTTCCGGGTCGTCTCTCCCTTCTCAGCTCCACCTCGAAGTACAAGGTCACGGTGGCGGAAGTACAGCGGCGCCTCTCACCGCCCGAGTGTCTCAATGCTTCGCTGCTGGGCGGAGTGCTGCGGAG GGCGAAGTCTAAAAATGGAGGAAGATCTTTGAgagaaaaactggacaaaataggATTGAATCTGCCAGCAGGGAGACGTAAAGCTGCCAATGTCACTCTGCTCACATCACTAGTGGAGG GAGAAGCTGTCCACCTGGCCAGGGACTTTGGGTACGTGTGCGAAACTGAATTTCCTGCCAAAGCAGTAGCTGAATTTCTCAACCGACAACATTCCGATCCCAATGAGCAAGTGACAAGAAAAAACATGCTCCTGGCTACAAA ACAGATATGCAAAGAGTTCACCGACCTGCTGGCTCAGGACCGATCTCCCCTGGGGAACTCGCGGCCCAACCCCATCCTGGAGCCCGGCATCCAGAGCTGCTTGACCCACTTCAACCTCATCTCCCACGGCTTCGGCAGCCCGGCTGTGTGCGCCGCGGTCACGGCCCTGCAGAACTATCTCACCGAGGCCCTCAAGGCCATGGACAAAATGTACCTCAGCAACAACCCCAACAGCCACACGGACAACAGCGCCAAAAGCAGTGACAAAGAGGAGAAACACAGAAAGTGa
- the TFAP2A gene encoding transcription factor AP-2-alpha isoform X3 codes for MLVHSFSAMDRHDGTSNGTARLPQLGTVGQSPYTSAPPLSHTPNADFQPPYFPPPYQPIYPQSQDPYSHVNDPYSLNPLHAQPQPQHPGWPGQRQSQESGLLHTHRGLPHQLSGLDPRRDYRRHEDLLHGPHGLGSGLGDLPIHSLPHAIEDVPHVEDPGINIPDQTVIKKGPVSLSKSNSNAVSAIPINKDNLFGGVVNPNEVFCSVPGRLSLLSSTSKYKVTVAEVQRRLSPPECLNASLLGGVLRRAKSKNGGRSLREKLDKIGLNLPAGRRKAANVTLLTSLVEGEAVHLARDFGYVCETEFPAKAVAEFLNRQHSDPNEQVTRKNMLLATKQICKEFTDLLAQDRSPLGNSRPNPILEPGIQSCLTHFNLISHGFGSPAVCAAVTALQNYLTEALKAMDKMYLSNNPNSHTDNSAKSSDKEEKHRK; via the exons ATGTTAGTTCACAGTTTTTCAGCTATG GACCGTCACGACGGCACCAGCAACGGGACTGCACGGTTGCCCCAGCTGGGCACTGTAGGTCAATCTCCCTACACGAGCGCCCCGCCGCTGTCCCACACCCCCAATGCCGACTTCCAGCCCCCCTACTTTCCCCCACCCTACCAGCCTATCTATCCCCAGTCGCAAGATCCTTACTCCCACGTCAACGACCCCTACAGCCTGAACCCCTTGCACGCCCAGCCGCAGCCGCAGCACCCGGGCTGGCCCggccagaggcagagccaggagtcagGCCTCCTGCACACGCACCGGGGGCTGCCCCACCAGCTGTCTGGCCTGGATCCTCGCAGGGACTACCGGCGACACGAGGACCTTCTGCACGGCCCACACGGGCTTGGCTCAGGACTCGGAGACCTCCCCATCCACTCCTTACCTCATGCCATCGAGGATGTCCCG CATGTAGAAGACCCGGGTATTAACATCCCAGATCAAACTGTAATTAAGAAAG GCCCCGTGTCCCTGTCCAAGTCCAACAGCAACGCCGTCTCCGCCATCCCCATTAACAAGGACAACCTCTTCGGCGGCGTCGTGAACCCCAACGAAGTCTTCTGTTCAGTTCCGGGTCGTCTCTCCCTTCTCAGCTCCACCTCGAAGTACAAGGTCACGGTGGCGGAAGTACAGCGGCGCCTCTCACCGCCCGAGTGTCTCAATGCTTCGCTGCTGGGCGGAGTGCTGCGGAG GGCGAAGTCTAAAAATGGAGGAAGATCTTTGAgagaaaaactggacaaaataggATTGAATCTGCCAGCAGGGAGACGTAAAGCTGCCAATGTCACTCTGCTCACATCACTAGTGGAGG GAGAAGCTGTCCACCTGGCCAGGGACTTTGGGTACGTGTGCGAAACTGAATTTCCTGCCAAAGCAGTAGCTGAATTTCTCAACCGACAACATTCCGATCCCAATGAGCAAGTGACAAGAAAAAACATGCTCCTGGCTACAAA ACAGATATGCAAAGAGTTCACCGACCTGCTGGCTCAGGACCGATCTCCCCTGGGGAACTCGCGGCCCAACCCCATCCTGGAGCCCGGCATCCAGAGCTGCTTGACCCACTTCAACCTCATCTCCCACGGCTTCGGCAGCCCGGCTGTGTGCGCCGCGGTCACGGCCCTGCAGAACTATCTCACCGAGGCCCTCAAGGCCATGGACAAAATGTACCTCAGCAACAACCCCAACAGCCACACGGACAACAGCGCCAAAAGCAGTGACAAAGAGGAGAAACACAGAAAGTGa
- the TFAP2A gene encoding transcription factor AP-2-alpha isoform X1, translating to MKMLWKLTDNIKYEDCEDRHDGTSNGTARLPQLGTVGQSPYTSAPPLSHTPNADFQPPYFPPPYQPIYPQSQDPYSHVNDPYSLNPLHAQPQPQHPGWPGQRQSQESGLLHTHRGLPHQLSGLDPRRDYRRHEDLLHGPHGLGSGLGDLPIHSLPHAIEDVPHVEDPGINIPDQTVIKKGPVSLSKSNSNAVSAIPINKDNLFGGVVNPNEVFCSVPGRLSLLSSTSKYKVTVAEVQRRLSPPECLNASLLGGVLRRAKSKNGGRSLREKLDKIGLNLPAGRRKAANVTLLTSLVEGEAVHLARDFGYVCETEFPAKAVAEFLNRQHSDPNEQVTRKNMLLATKQICKEFTDLLAQDRSPLGNSRPNPILEPGIQSCLTHFNLISHGFGSPAVCAAVTALQNYLTEALKAMDKMYLSNNPNSHTDNSAKSSDKEEKHRK from the exons atgaaaatgctttggaaactGACGGATAATATCAAGTACGAGGACTGCGAG GACCGTCACGACGGCACCAGCAACGGGACTGCACGGTTGCCCCAGCTGGGCACTGTAGGTCAATCTCCCTACACGAGCGCCCCGCCGCTGTCCCACACCCCCAATGCCGACTTCCAGCCCCCCTACTTTCCCCCACCCTACCAGCCTATCTATCCCCAGTCGCAAGATCCTTACTCCCACGTCAACGACCCCTACAGCCTGAACCCCTTGCACGCCCAGCCGCAGCCGCAGCACCCGGGCTGGCCCggccagaggcagagccaggagtcagGCCTCCTGCACACGCACCGGGGGCTGCCCCACCAGCTGTCTGGCCTGGATCCTCGCAGGGACTACCGGCGACACGAGGACCTTCTGCACGGCCCACACGGGCTTGGCTCAGGACTCGGAGACCTCCCCATCCACTCCTTACCTCATGCCATCGAGGATGTCCCG CATGTAGAAGACCCGGGTATTAACATCCCAGATCAAACTGTAATTAAGAAAG GCCCCGTGTCCCTGTCCAAGTCCAACAGCAACGCCGTCTCCGCCATCCCCATTAACAAGGACAACCTCTTCGGCGGCGTCGTGAACCCCAACGAAGTCTTCTGTTCAGTTCCGGGTCGTCTCTCCCTTCTCAGCTCCACCTCGAAGTACAAGGTCACGGTGGCGGAAGTACAGCGGCGCCTCTCACCGCCCGAGTGTCTCAATGCTTCGCTGCTGGGCGGAGTGCTGCGGAG GGCGAAGTCTAAAAATGGAGGAAGATCTTTGAgagaaaaactggacaaaataggATTGAATCTGCCAGCAGGGAGACGTAAAGCTGCCAATGTCACTCTGCTCACATCACTAGTGGAGG GAGAAGCTGTCCACCTGGCCAGGGACTTTGGGTACGTGTGCGAAACTGAATTTCCTGCCAAAGCAGTAGCTGAATTTCTCAACCGACAACATTCCGATCCCAATGAGCAAGTGACAAGAAAAAACATGCTCCTGGCTACAAA ACAGATATGCAAAGAGTTCACCGACCTGCTGGCTCAGGACCGATCTCCCCTGGGGAACTCGCGGCCCAACCCCATCCTGGAGCCCGGCATCCAGAGCTGCTTGACCCACTTCAACCTCATCTCCCACGGCTTCGGCAGCCCGGCTGTGTGCGCCGCGGTCACGGCCCTGCAGAACTATCTCACCGAGGCCCTCAAGGCCATGGACAAAATGTACCTCAGCAACAACCCCAACAGCCACACGGACAACAGCGCCAAAAGCAGTGACAAAGAGGAGAAACACAGAAA GTGA